A single region of the Longimicrobium sp. genome encodes:
- a CDS encoding dipeptidase, with the protein MAVSDYLQRNRERSLEELIDWLRIPSISAKSEHREDTARAAEWLAGRMREVGLQTVDVVATAGNPVVVGEWRGAEGAPTLLVYGHYDVQPPEPLDEWKSPPFEPVVTDGRIYARGSVDDKGQVYLHLKAVEAHLAENGSLPVNVVFLVEGEEEVGSPNLGAFLKEHVERLRCDAVMISDTTMFAPGLPSITVGLRGLAYMEVRVQGPSVDLHSGAYGGAVVNPALALARILAQLHDEQGRITIPGFYDRVRELTAEQRAAIAALPFAEEGLREEVGAPALGGEAGYGSVERIWARPTLDVNGLLSGYTGEGAKTVLPARAMAKVSMRLVPDQDYKEIERIFIEHVKSLAPEGVTVEVEALHGGQPWFAEPEGKVFDAAKRALARAYGKDPVMIREGGSIPIVQSFQQTLNAPVVLIGFGLPGENAHAPNEWMSVENFHVGAEAIAALYEELR; encoded by the coding sequence ATGGCCGTTTCCGACTACCTGCAGCGCAACCGCGAGCGCAGCCTCGAAGAGCTGATCGATTGGCTCCGTATCCCCAGCATAAGCGCCAAGTCCGAGCACCGCGAAGACACCGCCCGCGCCGCCGAGTGGCTCGCCGGCCGCATGCGCGAGGTCGGGCTGCAGACGGTGGACGTCGTCGCCACCGCCGGCAATCCCGTGGTAGTGGGCGAGTGGCGCGGGGCCGAGGGGGCCCCCACGCTGCTGGTCTACGGCCACTACGACGTGCAGCCCCCCGAGCCGCTCGACGAGTGGAAGTCGCCCCCGTTCGAGCCGGTGGTGACGGACGGGCGCATCTACGCGCGCGGCTCGGTGGACGACAAGGGGCAGGTGTACCTCCACCTCAAGGCCGTGGAGGCGCACCTGGCGGAGAACGGCTCGCTGCCGGTCAACGTCGTCTTCCTGGTGGAGGGCGAGGAGGAGGTCGGCTCGCCGAACTTGGGCGCCTTCCTCAAGGAGCACGTGGAGCGGCTGCGATGCGACGCGGTGATGATCTCGGACACCACCATGTTCGCGCCCGGCCTGCCGTCGATCACGGTGGGGCTGCGCGGGCTGGCGTACATGGAGGTCCGCGTGCAGGGCCCGTCGGTGGACCTGCACTCCGGCGCGTACGGCGGCGCGGTGGTCAACCCGGCGCTGGCGCTCGCCCGCATCCTCGCGCAGCTCCACGACGAGCAGGGGCGCATCACCATCCCCGGCTTTTACGACCGCGTGCGCGAGCTGACGGCGGAGCAGCGCGCCGCCATCGCCGCGCTGCCCTTTGCAGAAGAAGGTCTTCGCGAGGAGGTCGGCGCGCCGGCGCTGGGCGGCGAGGCGGGGTACGGGTCGGTGGAGCGCATCTGGGCGCGGCCCACGCTGGACGTCAACGGCCTCCTCTCCGGCTACACCGGCGAGGGCGCCAAGACGGTGCTCCCCGCGCGCGCCATGGCCAAGGTCTCCATGCGCCTGGTGCCGGACCAGGACTACAAGGAGATAGAGCGCATCTTCATCGAACACGTCAAGTCGCTGGCGCCGGAAGGGGTCACGGTGGAGGTGGAGGCGCTGCACGGCGGGCAGCCTTGGTTCGCGGAGCCGGAGGGGAAGGTGTTCGACGCGGCCAAGCGCGCCCTGGCCCGTGCCTACGGCAAGGACCCGGTGATGATCCGCGAGGGCGGCTCCATCCCCATCGTGCAGTCGTTCCAGCAGACGCTGAACGCGCCGGTGGTGCTGATCGGCTTCGGGCTGCCGGGCGAGAACGCGCACGCGCCCAACGAGTGGATGTCGGTGGAGAACTTCCACGTGGGCGCGGAGGCGATCGCCGCGCTCTATGAGGAGCTCCGGTGA
- a CDS encoding trypsin-like peptidase domain-containing protein, translating to MTGIIKVTAAALAVGVGIGVGQGMVSRGAPSGFLDAQPQQTIAALPPQQEDNIAVRVARQATPAVVSIATEGGSGSGVIVNRNGTIITNAHVVGNSRTVRVGLQNGQMLLGTVRGRDPSVDVAVVQIPGSNFPSAPLGDSDRLAVGQTAIAIGNPFGLERTVTTGVVSAINRSIDEQFEPLIQTDAAINPGNSGGPLLDSRGQVIGINTVVLRDPTSGGAASGLGFAIPINLANEIARQIVATGRVRRAYIGVVPADITPEMAAQFGFPVQRGIILRDVGRGTPAAAAGLQVADIITQINGQPINSSGDLRRFLRAQQAGTTATLTVLRPGPDGAAQRLQIRLRLSEIST from the coding sequence GTGACCGGCATCATCAAAGTGACCGCCGCCGCGCTCGCGGTGGGCGTGGGGATTGGGGTGGGACAGGGGATGGTCAGCCGCGGCGCGCCGAGCGGGTTCCTGGATGCGCAGCCGCAGCAGACCATCGCCGCGCTTCCCCCGCAGCAGGAGGACAACATCGCGGTCCGCGTGGCACGGCAGGCGACGCCCGCGGTGGTCAGCATCGCGACAGAGGGCGGATCGGGCTCGGGGGTGATCGTCAACCGCAACGGGACGATCATCACCAACGCCCACGTCGTTGGCAACAGCCGCACGGTGCGGGTGGGGCTGCAGAATGGGCAGATGCTGCTGGGGACGGTGCGCGGGCGCGACCCCAGCGTGGACGTCGCGGTCGTGCAGATCCCCGGCTCCAACTTCCCCAGCGCCCCGCTCGGCGACTCGGACCGGCTGGCGGTCGGGCAGACGGCCATCGCCATCGGCAACCCGTTCGGGCTGGAGCGAACGGTGACGACGGGGGTGGTGTCGGCCATCAACCGCAGCATCGACGAGCAGTTCGAGCCGCTGATCCAGACGGACGCGGCCATCAATCCGGGCAACTCGGGCGGGCCGCTGCTCGATTCGCGCGGCCAGGTGATCGGCATCAACACGGTGGTGCTGCGCGACCCCACCAGCGGCGGCGCGGCGAGCGGGCTCGGCTTCGCCATCCCCATCAACCTGGCCAACGAGATCGCCCGCCAGATCGTGGCGACGGGGCGGGTGCGGCGCGCGTACATCGGCGTGGTGCCGGCGGACATCACGCCGGAGATGGCGGCGCAGTTCGGCTTCCCGGTGCAGCGCGGCATCATCCTGCGCGACGTGGGGCGCGGCACTCCCGCGGCCGCGGCCGGGCTCCAGGTGGCGGACATCATCACCCAGATCAACGGCCAGCCGATCAACTCCTCCGGGGACCTGCGCCGCTTCCTCCGCGCGCAGCAGGCGGGCACGACCGCGACCCTCACCGTGCTCCGCCCCGGCCCCGATGGCGCGGCACAGCGGCTCCAGATTCGCCTGCGACTGAGCGAGATCAGCACCTGA
- a CDS encoding DUF1028 domain-containing protein — protein sequence MLRSLRILAIAALAPASAAGQGTSPIRPVATYSIVARDSATGEIGVAVQSHWFSVGTAVPWAEAGVGAVATQSFTEPSYGPLGLELMRMGRSAPEALRALVSTDADSAVRQVAMVDARGRVAGYTGKRNIVAAGNVSGAQYSVQANLMDRATVPQAMARAFESARGDLADRLMQALEAAQREGGDIRGRQSAAMIVVGPTNTGRPWNDRIVDLRVEDNPEPLVELRRLLTLSRVYRKLNEGDAAVTRNDMAAAAAAYGAATSILPDAATNGEAVFWTGIAYASAGRVDDALPYLRRAHAVHPRWAELVRRLPAAGLLPNDPALVERLVTGMAARR from the coding sequence ATGCTCCGCTCGCTGCGCATCCTGGCCATCGCCGCGCTCGCCCCCGCCAGCGCCGCCGGGCAGGGAACCTCGCCCATCCGCCCCGTCGCCACCTACTCGATCGTGGCGCGCGACTCCGCCACGGGGGAGATCGGGGTGGCGGTGCAGTCGCACTGGTTCTCGGTGGGCACCGCGGTGCCGTGGGCCGAGGCGGGCGTGGGCGCCGTGGCCACCCAGTCGTTCACGGAGCCTTCGTACGGCCCGCTGGGCCTGGAGCTGATGCGGATGGGCCGCAGCGCCCCGGAGGCCCTGCGCGCCCTGGTATCCACCGACGCGGACTCCGCCGTGCGGCAGGTGGCGATGGTGGATGCCCGCGGGCGGGTGGCCGGCTACACCGGGAAGCGCAACATCGTGGCGGCCGGCAACGTGAGCGGCGCGCAGTATTCGGTGCAGGCCAACCTGATGGACCGCGCCACGGTGCCGCAGGCGATGGCACGTGCCTTCGAGAGCGCCCGCGGCGACCTGGCCGACCGGCTGATGCAGGCGCTGGAGGCCGCGCAGCGCGAGGGCGGCGACATCCGCGGGCGCCAGTCGGCAGCGATGATCGTGGTGGGCCCCACCAATACGGGCCGCCCCTGGAACGACCGCATCGTGGACCTGCGCGTGGAGGACAACCCGGAGCCGCTCGTGGAGCTGCGCCGCCTGCTGACCCTCTCCCGCGTCTACCGCAAGCTCAACGAGGGCGACGCGGCCGTCACGCGCAACGACATGGCGGCCGCCGCTGCTGCCTACGGCGCCGCCACCAGCATCCTCCCCGACGCGGCCACCAACGGCGAGGCCGTCTTCTGGACCGGGATCGCCTACGCGAGCGCGGGCCGGGTGGACGATGCGCTCCCCTACCTGCGCCGCGCGCACGCCGTGCATCCGCGCTGGGCGGAGCTGGTGCGCCGCCTTCCGGCCGCGGGGCTCCTCCCCAACGATCCGGCGCTGGTGGAGCGCCTGGTCACCGGGATGGCGGCGCGCCGCTGA